A section of the Anaerobranca gottschalkii DSM 13577 genome encodes:
- a CDS encoding (2Fe-2S) ferredoxin domain-containing protein, with protein MKSLKELRELKEKALENLKLRNAPEGAKVRIHVGMGTCGIASGARDVFLGILDEINKKKLDGVSLIQVGCLGNCYEEPIVKVIYPDKEPEIYTKVNVEKGKEIVNNLKL; from the coding sequence GTGAAATCTTTAAAAGAGTTGCGGGAGCTAAAGGAAAAGGCTTTAGAAAACTTAAAATTGCGGAATGCTCCTGAAGGGGCAAAGGTTAGAATCCATGTAGGTATGGGTACCTGTGGTATAGCATCAGGGGCAAGGGATGTATTTTTAGGGATTTTAGACGAAATTAATAAAAAAAAGTTAGATGGAGTTAGCTTAATTCAAGTTGGTTGTTTAGGAAATTGTTATGAAGAACCTATAGTAAAGGTTATATATCCAGATAAAGAACCAGAGATTTATACAAAAGTAAATGTAGAAAAAGGAAAAGAAATAGTTAATAATCTTAAATTGTAG